A genomic region of Nakaseomyces glabratus chromosome C, complete sequence contains the following coding sequences:
- the ARB1 gene encoding ATP-binding cassette family ATPase ARB1 (CAGL0C02343g~Ortholog(s) have ATPase activity, uncoupled activity, role in cellular response to drug, ribosomal small subunit export from nucleus and cytosol, nucleus, preribosome, large subunit precursor, ribosome localization) codes for MKIYDVIFGKTTPRSIFNRQSCSSPLPPLAHLRHLQLPPPSPRSRIIPLFRIPALLCFSASLLLLLSPLQSNSATMTYFCIGVRYDHMFYILIHYGQLSWKRSPTPTRNTMPPVSASKAKRDAKKAEREAKKKSEGKTIRKLGKKKEAGTEEDAAEAAAREIEQLKLQTDKDGLSDRVTTGVLDSLETSRDIKMSSVSLLFHGKVLIQDSNLELNYGRRYGLLGENGCGKSTFLKALATREYPIPDHIDVYLLDEPAAPTEYSALEYVVREAQNELKRVEDLVEKIILEDGPESELLDPLYERMDGMDPSTFESRAAVILIGLGFNSQTILKKTKDMSGGWKMRVALAKALFVKPTLLLLDDPTAHLDLEACVWLEEYLKRFDRTLVLVSHSQDFLNGVCTNMIDMRMQKLMQYGGNYDSYIKTRTELETNQMKQYNKQQEEIAHIKKFIASAGTYANLVKQAKSRQKILDKMEADGLIQPVVPDRVFSFRFPPVERLPPPVLAFDDISFAYDGNPENNLYEHLNFGVDMDSRTALVGPNGVGKSTLLKIMTGELMPQSGRVSRHTHVKLGVYSQHSQDQLDLTKSALEFVRDKYSNISQDFQYWRGQLGRYGLTGDAQKVQMGTLSEGQRSRVVFALLALENPNVLLLDEPTNGLDIPTIDSLADAINEFNGGVVVVSHDFRLLDKIAKDIFVVEDKTATRWDGSILDYKKKLAKNVVL; via the exons atgaaaatatatgaCGTCATTTTCGGAAAAACTACCCCTCGCTCTATTTTCAACAGACAATCCTGTAGCAGTCCACTCCCTCCCCTTGCTCATCTACGCCACCTTCAACTtccccccccctccccccgATCCCGGATTATCCCATTATTCCGGATACCAGCACTTCTCTGCTTCTCTGCTTCtctgcttcttctcctcTCCCCCCTCCAATCCAATAGTGCTACCATGACGTACTTTTGTATTGGTGTACGTTATGATCACatgttttatatattaatac ATTATGGTCAACTGAGTTGGAAGAGAAGCCCAACACCAACCAGAAACACAATGCCACCAGTATCTGCATCCAAGGCTAAGAGAGACGCCAAGAAAGCTGAAAGAGAAGCTAAGAAGAAGTCTGAAGGTAAGACTATCAGAAAGCTaggtaagaagaaggagGCCGGTACCGAAGAGGATGCTGCCGAGGCTGCCGCTAGAGAGATCGAGCAATTGAAGTTGCAAACCGACAAGGACGGTCTGTCCGACCGTGTCACCACCGGTGTGCTGGACTCTCTAGAGACCTCTCGTGATATCAAGATGTCCTCTGTGTCCTTGCTTTTCCACGGTAAAGTGCTGATCCAGGACTCCAACTTGGAATTGAACTACGGTAGACGTTACGGTCTGCTGGGTGAGAACGGTTGTGGTAAGTCCACTTTCCTAAAAGCCCTGGCCACCAGAGAATACCCAATCCCAGACCACATCGACGTATACTTGTTGGACGAGCCAGCTGCTCCAACTGAATACTCCGCCCTAGAGTACGTTGTCAGAGAAGCCCAAAACGAACTGAAGAGAGTCGAAGATTTGGTCGAGAAGATTATCCTGGAGGATGGTCCTGAATCTGAACTTCTAGACCCACTGTACGAAAGAATGGACGGTATGGACCCATCCACTTTCGAGTCCAGAGCAGCCGTCATCCTGATCGGTCTGGGTTTCAACTCGCAAACTATCCTAAAGAAGACCAAGGACATGTCCGGTGGTTGGAAAATGCGTGTCGCTTTGGCCAAGGCCTTGTTCGTTAAGCCAACTCTGCTATTGTTGGATGACCCAACCGCGCATTTGGATTTGGAAGCCTGTGTTTGGTTAGAAGAATACTTGAAGAGATTTGATAGAACTTTGGTATTGGTCTCCCACTCCCAAGATTTCTTGAACGGTGTTTGTACAAACATGATCGACATGAGAATGCAAAAATTGATGCAATATGGTGGTAACTACGACTCTTACATCAAGACCCGTACCGAATTGGAAACCAACCAAATGAAACAATACAACAagcaacaagaagaaattgccCACATCAAGAAATTCATCGCATCTGCTGGTACTTATGCCAACTTGGTCAAGCAAGCTAAATCTAGACAAAAGATCCTGGACAAGATGGAAGCTGACGGTTTGATTCAACCTGTGGTTCCAGACAGAGTCTTCTCCTTCAGATTCCCTCCTGTGGAAAGATTGCCACCTCCAGTCTTGGCCTTCGATGACATTTCTTTCGCCTACGACGGTAACCCAGAAAACAACCTATATGAGCATTTGAACTTCGGTGTTGATATGGACTCCCGTACCGCTTTGGTCGGTCCAAATGGTGTCGGTAAATCTACACTATTGAAGATCATGACCGGTGAGCTAATGCCTCAATCCGGTCGTGTTTCCCGTCATACACACGTTAAGTTGGGTGTTTACTCCCAACACTCCCAAGATCAATTGGACTTGACCAAATCCGCTCTGGAATTCGTCCGTGACAAGTACTCTAACATCTCCCAAGACTTCCAGTACTGGAGAGGTCAACTAGGTCGTTACGGTTTGACCGGTGACGCTCAAAAGGTTCAAATGGGTACTCTATCCGAAGGTCAACGTTCCCGTGTCGTCTTCGCTTTGCTAGCTCTAGAGAACCCTAACGTCCTACTACTGGACGAACCTACTAACGGTCTAGATATCCCAACCATTGACTCCTTGGCCGATGCCATCAACGAGTTTAACGGTGGTGTCGTCGTGGTTTCGCACGATTTCAGACTGTTGGACAAGATCGCCAAGGacatttttgttgttgaagaCAAGACCGCCACCAGATGGGACGGTTCTATCTTGGAttacaagaagaagctggCCAAGAACGTTGTTTTGTAA
- a CDS encoding uncharacterized protein (CAGL0C02365g~Protein of unknown function): MTTPNARRSRTQKISNESKRCSKSKPKAKAKTQSKAKSRAYAGPTFVAPDVSDLPRPTLI; this comes from the coding sequence ATGACCACACCTAACGCTAGAAGGAGTCGCACGCAGAAAATATCGAACGAGAGCAAGCGTTGTTCCAAGAGCAAACCCAAGGCTAAGGCCAAGACACAGTCCAAGGCCAAGTCCAGAGCATATGCAGGTCCAACTTTTGTGGCTCCCGATGTGAGCGACCTTCCTAGGCCTACTCTCATATAA
- a CDS encoding uncharacterized protein (CAGL0C02387g~Ortholog(s) have cytoplasm, nucleus localization): MDQKSENRRRFQDKQRLKRAHQTPSDRKYRKPVEQVREEKVLPSNHERYVDIPIDQGEDITKYTELTKKVRATTEPHTAGPEHQQYTSRQIQSMGTDELNALLRNNVVHNVENDDNSHVPAEHKRERPGTPQAKETVSVSVNKPSLVPEELAGDEYFLDSIL; encoded by the coding sequence ATGGATCAGAAGAGTGAGAACAGACGGCGGTTCCAGGACAAGCAGCGGTTGAAGCGGGCCCACCAGACACCCAGTGACCGCAAGTACAGGAAACCTGTGGAGCAAGTACGAGAGGAGAAAGTACTGCCATCCAATCACGAGCGGTATGTGGATATCCCGATCGACCAAGGTGAGGATATCACCAAGTATACAGAGCTGACTAAAAAAGTACGCGCCACCACAGAACCCCACACTGCGGGACCGGAACACCAGCAATACACTTCCAGACAGATTCAGAGTATGGGCACCGATGAGCTTAATGCCCTTCTACGGAACAACGTGGTACATAACGTAGAGAATGATGATAATTCACACGTACCAGCTGAGCATAAACGTGAGAGACCAGGTACTCCGCAAGCAAAAGAAACGGTCAGTGTCAGTGTCAATAAGCCGTCGTTAGTACCAGAGGAACTAGCTGGAGATGAGTACTTCCTGGACTCTATTCTATAA
- the ZRG8 gene encoding Zrg8p (CAGL0C02409g~Ortholog(s) have role in fungal-type cell wall organization and cellular bud neck, mating projection tip, mitochondrion localization) — translation MRSFIKSHRKSNSLESDSDIDFKQLKRKNASTSQLSPPRYNTDYYDPVTSSPKTPTHSHTTSDSLPQKHSPGFESLHRLFNNKLFKKASNSSLNSYLANTDSQSRRSSKDQDPLAPSFHVLKTSSNPASQDSELPVIKGVITHTWGNHSKHNDPHVIVLNDPKTSFETLRSSDLEPPPRLTSKTTRSSVSSERSWSTRDHSMSPPLTSINQDIDIPEDMATRSKNTLINKKKMENRQARIHSNDDLIAMRKNSSDTLPQTAEFFASDKLPGDSTPILEIPESPPPVITLEKYNSSLSDAKELSRSKNVRSNRTSVVSMTQSEESRWSNHLMVNSNHNQNKLRDSDDSDYSNAIDEEDDDDADDDDEASQFSFEYSNLSGRTPSVKYYSKPEPKQMVYIDDLYDDEDFDEDMNYYDENEVSEFLQEEMASNKNNINTDTSVLKDLSSPSINDHSNEKPIYKPTIQMRVNKPKVHRYNDLFALSDEDDPSFNDDDEFDEDEEEGGDDNDEEDEIDEEYDQKVSDECGQSIELQSDDIHSDYGVEYYNDFGGDLNLQNDVQKHHINKEQQYISDEEFDDAITDFNMAKHIIEEEVVLDKAEALRYQKDAEPVQSKTSEDVVNYVDEDSNLRINEKLEKGDVTYQKPTLLTEVKNKQFQKKPVASFADIFNLESDSEEDINNEDGLTGLSDVGLDEDDAVSSPILQSPFESQSLAEGLVSPVICTPGKPNIINKQIIPTIKCEPSSPQEKTIENNKSHTASNFKEYGLNHPLPPPARSQALKFHDLNSELDSELPALMSNLYFIDETEEDAYNELNDVTRDEDEYLDEINTVPEDFNFSDTENDNNAAKRMLRRSNKGSFRSTYSFTDKPQGVTTESSPIKNKLEVNNKTVTFFSSPGWSKSPGSEIGMQRSKSPVKPSSGYRPFGQGSKQFPITPSHEPNYSIEEDRIASTDEILESRTPPTTYMAPSPAFIPNYSLSPIQEASSSVTNSPKR, via the coding sequence atgCGATCATTCATTAAGTCTCATAGGAAGTCTAACTCGCTGGAGAGTGACTCCGATATAGACTTCAAACAACTAAAACGGAAAAATGCATCCACGTCACAACTCTCGCCGCCTAGATACAACACAGATTACTACGACCCTGTGACATCATCTCCGAAGACGCCAACCCATTCACATACCACCAGCGATTCGCTCCCGCAGAAACACTCGCCTGGGTTTGAATCATTGCATAGGCTGTTCAACAATAAGCTCTTCAAGAAAGCATCTAACTCAAGCTTGAACTCGTACTTAGCTAACACTGATAGTCAGTCCCGTAGATCCTCAAAGGACCAAGACCCTCTAGCTCCATCGTTTCATGTGTTGAAGACATCGTCAAACCCTGCGTCACAGGACTCAGAACTGCCAGTTATAAAAGGTGTTATAACACACACTTGGGGTAACCACTCGAAACATAACGATCCTCATGTTATAGTGCTGAATGACCCAAAGACCAGTTTTGAGACGCTACGATCTAGCGATTTAGAACCACCACCCAGGTTAACTAGcaaaacaacaagaagCTCTGTATCTTCTGAGAGATCATGGAGCACCAGAGATCACTCCATGTCACCGCCATTAACTTCAATAAATCAAGACATAGACATACCCGAGGATATGGCGACGAGGAGTAAGAACACGCTGataaacaagaagaagatggaaAATAGACAAGCAAGAATACATTCTAATGATGACCTGATTGCGATGCGCAAGAATAGCTCAGACACTCTCCCGCAAACTGCAGAATTTTTTGCGAGTGATAAATTACCTGGAGATAGTACTCCAATTTTAGAGATTCCTGAATCTCCGCCACCAGTAATCACTCTTGAAAAGTATAACTCCAGTTTAAGTGACGCTAAAGAACTCTCTAGGAGTAAAAACGTAAGGTCAAACAGAACGTCAGTCGTATCAATGACACAATCGGAGGAATCTCGATGGTCTAATCATTTGATGGTAAACTCGAATCATaaccaaaataaattaagaGATAGTGATGATAGTGACTACTCCAACgctattgatgaagaagatgacgatgacgctgacgatgatgatgaggCATCGCAATTTTCTTTCGAATACAGCAACTTAAGTGGCCGCACTCCCTCTGTGAAATACTATTCGAAACCTGAACCAAAACAAATGGTCTATATTGATGACCTttatgatgatgaggaCTTTGATGAGGATATGAATTActatgatgaaaatgaggTTTCTGAATTTTTACAAGAAGAGATGGCCAGtaataagaataatataaatactGATACATCTGTTCTGAAAGATTTATCGTCTCCTTCGATCAATGATCATTCTAATGAGAAACCAATATACAAACCGACTATTCAAATGAGAGTAAACAAGCCCAAGGTTCATCGATATAATGATTTGTTTGCATTATCTGATGAGGACGATCCGAGCtttaatgatgatgacgaattcgatgaggatgaagaggaagGTGGAGATGacaatgatgaagaagatgagatAGATGAAGAGTACGATCAAAAAGTTTCCGACGAATGTGGGCAGAGTATTGAACTCCAATCTGATGATATCCATAGCGATTATGGTGTCGAGTACTATAATGATTTTGGAGGAGACTTAAACTTGCAGAATGATGTCCAGAAACATCACATTAATAAGGAGCAGCAATATAtttctgatgaagaatttgacGATGCTATTACAGATTTTAATATGGCAAAACatattattgaagaagaagtggTTTTGGACAAAGCAGAAGCTTTGAGGTATCAAAAGGACGCTGAACCCGTACAATCTAAGACAAGTGAAGATGTAGTAAACTATGTGGATGAAGATTCCAACTTACGTATTAATGAAAAGCTAGAAAAAGGAGATGTTACATATCAAAAACCTACACTGTTGACAGAAGTTAAAAACAagcaatttcaaaagaaaccAGTTGCATCATTTGCTGATATTTTTAATCTAGAAAGTGACTCGgaagaagatattaatAATGAAGATGGGTTGACAGGGTTATCGGACGTGGGTCTAGACGAAGATGATGCTGTCTCTAGCCCGATATTACAAAGCCCCTTCGAGTCCCAATCGTTGGCTGAAGGATTAGTATCACCTGTAATATGCACACCTGGGAAACCaaatataattaataaaCAAATTATTCCTACCATCAAATGTGAGCCTTCTTCCCCGCAAGagaaaacaattgaaaataataagtCTCATACAGCCTCAAATTTCAAGGAATACGGACTGAATCACCCGCTTCCTCCTCCTGCAAGATCTCAagctttgaaatttcatGATTTAAACTCAGAACTAGACTCGGAATTACCAGCGCTAATGAGCAACCTTTATTTCATTGATGAAACTGAGGAGGATGCTTATAATGAATTAAATGATGTAACAAGGGATGAGGATGAATATCTTGATGAGATTAACACAGTCCCAGAggattttaatttttcGGATACAGAAAATGATAACAATGCGGCAAAGAGAATGCTCAGAAGATCGAATAAAGGCAGTTTCAGATCTACTTACAGTTTTACTGATAAACCTCAAGGTGTAACTACGGAATCTAGTCCTATCAAGAATAAATTGGAGGTTAATAACAAAACTGTTACTTTCTTTAGCAGCCCAGGATGGTCTAAATCTCCTGGATCTGAGATAGGAATGCAAAGATCTAAGTCACCAGTTAAACCTTCTTCTGGCTACCGTCCTTTTGGTCAAGGCTCTAAACAATTTCCTATAACACCTTCTCACGAACCAAATTACTCGATCGAAGAGGATCGAATAGCATCTACGGATGAAATTCTAGAAAGTCGTACTCCACCCACCACGTACATGGCACCTTCACCGGCCTTTATTCCAAATTACTCTTTGAGTCCAATTCAAGAGGCGTCATCATCTGTTACAAATTCTCCTAAAAGATGA
- the FIR1 gene encoding Fir1p (CAGL0C02431g~Ortholog(s) have role in mRNA polyadenylation and cellular bud neck localization), which produces MPARSTDSDVYRARVHREPQVRFSIPDPDDTDRIVFPNTSTGDSDESQVQEQEQDTTRQGQRQRQRQSKQVDNRGHLVDMHSKIMIDVPEDIWKFHRSHRKSKSLDGDSSSDSIVLGHKKSKSLQSIILETVSSYQDYSRDTSTGDISSSTNNSSLSQVSPLHLGPQTMMTPTKNASSNSLYLSSESPLNKYKVPVPAMISLPPFLSPENKHKKSNSVVYNGSGYSAYNYDGDTSSEYTGDHTQTSTDDSIPSAKFDISFDPGAQSAQETDHILGIDEDANVNLKVQNRNLRMKSLHNQIPTMIHEKSSPSRQSSPVAPILKTNDQLPIPNQQSATVPILKNNEKSPMSNQPSPVVPILKHKHKRELSMPSPQNYQFPTSHSNSEQQTILNKDIAKESKSLQILSTPSKTIDIPDLSKMTTPASASSRGSLHFFDRFDDSKDDENFVPANINRVDQLDLSFKFPASNTQHAEIAPVLNPIEDSDFLKVDTSPTNPQFEKRRQMLMDQNRNSAMSHQHRRSRSVHNTEDIQDLFEATSTPPKTSKEQSVPTRSPLRPKSPTLTDNLPSYDPNPDVIPDIKVTESPEDDSVNSIQDSITKVTDPHYIEDTQDSYQYVGVHDISTSSTIENSSEYDSTPTEITIEGTENILRQPLTTFASFSAPLNLDGINQTMNENGKLGSLPSNGIMLDQNIMSNTGSVSSRTSIFSKNSGETALTSNPSTYDQEHNNINPTSASIMIKAKKNSHRSPIFEKPQTQKHINNKDDAELKTVFEKINGKIVEVITIDDDVDETSKISVKVPLQSNGHKLDNMIDDYNDQVRMRRNKSNDCTKKHRQSFHEAQKKYETILSLCDETAETAKTVIYELNKKQHSETKGLAIRAYNSANTANNITSNISNMSANELDPRKIKYLSTFNKKLRVNSYTRKEKPTTG; this is translated from the coding sequence ATGCCGGCTCGGTCGACAGACAGTGATGTGTATAGAGCACGGGTGCATAGAGAACCGCAGGTGCGGTTCTCTATACCCGACCCGGACGACACAGACAGAATAGTGTTCCCAAACACTTCGACGGGTGATAGCGACGAGAGCCAGGTGCAGGAGCAGGAGCAGGATACTACTCGTCAGGGCCAGCGACAACGACAGCGACAGAGCAAGCAGGTGGACAACCGCGGGCACCTGGTGGATATGCACTCCAAGATCATGATAGATGTGCCCGAGGATATATGGAAGTTCCACCGCAGTCACAGGAAGTCAAAGTCCCTCGACGGCGACAGCAGCAGCGACTCGATTGTGCTCGGACACAAGAAGTCGAAGTCCCTGCAGTCCATCATCCTGGAGACCGTCAGCTCCTACCAGGACTACTCCCGGGACACTTCCACAGGCGACATTTCTTCGAGCACTAACAACAGCAGCCTGAGCCAGGTATCGCCGCTGCACTTGGGACCACAGACAATGATGACCCCCACTAAAAATGCAAGCTCAAACAGCCTGTACCTGTCTTCGGAGTCTCCCTTAAATAAGTACAAAGTGCCAGTTCCAGCAATGATCTCGCTGCCGCCATTCCTGTCGCCAGAAAATAAACACAAAAAGTCCAACAGCGTGGTGTACAACGGCTCCGGATACAGTGCATATAACTACGACGGCGACACTTCCTCAGAGTACACAGGTGATCACACCCAGACTTCCACAGACGACTCCATTCCATCAGCAAAATTCGATATATCATTCGACCCAGGTGCACAGAGTGCGCAAGAGACCGATCACATATTAGGCATAGATGAGGATGCAAACGTTAATCTAAAAGTACAAAATAGAAACTTACGCATGAAGAGCTTGCATAACCAGATCCCGACAATGATCCATGAGAAATCATCCCCATCAAGACAATCATCACCAGTTGCGCCAATTTTGAAAACTAATGATCAACTACCAATTCCAAACCAACAATCTGCAACAGTACCAATactcaaaaataatgaaaaatcaCCAATGTCAAATCAACCTTCTCCAGTGGTCCCAATACTCAAGCACAAACATAAGCGCGAATTGAGCATGCCTTCCCCTCAAAATTACCAGTTCCCTACATCACATTCTAATTCAGAGCAGCAAACAATACTTAATAAAGACATTGCAAAAGAAAGTAAATCACTGCAAATATTATCTACTCCATCCAAGACTATTGATATTCCagatttatcaaaaatgaCTACACCAGCTAGTGCATCATCTCGTGGTTCTTTACATTTCTTCGATAGATTTGATGACTCAAAAGATGACGAAAACTTTGTACCCGCTAATATTAACAGAGTAGACCAATTAGATCTAAGTTTCAAATTTCCAGCATCCAACACCCAACATGCTGAGATAGCACCAGTACTAAACCCCATTGAAGATAGCGACTTTTTGAAAGTGGATACTTCGCCTACTAATCCCCAATTCGAAAAAAGGCGACAAATGCTCATGGATCAAAACCGTAATAGTGCAATGTCTCATCAGCAtagaagaagcagaagtGTTCATAACACTGAGGATATACAGGACTTATTTGAAGCAACTTCGACACCTCCAAAGACCTCCAAAGAACAAAGTGTACCTACTAGATCTCCTCTGCGACCAAAGTCACCTACATTGACGGACAATCTCCCTTCATATGACCCTAATCCAGATGTGATCCCAGATATCAAAGTTACAGAAAGTCCAGAGGACGATTCAGTTAATTCTATACAAGATAGTATTACCAAGGTCACTGATCCACACTATATTGAAGATACTCAAGACAGTTATCAATATGTTGGAGTTCATGATATATCAACTTCCAGTACAATAGAAAACTCAAGTGAATATGATAGTACTCCAACGGAAATTACAATTGAAGGGACAGAAAACATCTTAAGACAACCATTAACCACATTTGCCTCATTCAGTGCTCCATTAAATTTGGATGGAATAAATCAAACCATGAACGAAAATGGGAAATTAGGAAGCCTTCCAAGTAATGGAATAATGCTGGATCAAAATATCATGTCTAACACCGGAAGCGTATCATCAAGAACTTCGATTTTTTCCAAGAACTCCGGAGAAACTGCTCTTACCTCTAACCCATCAACATATGACCAGGaacataataatataaaccCTACAAGTGCAAGTATCATGATAAAAGCTAAGAAAAATTCGCATAGGAGCCCGATATTTGAAAAGCCACAAACCCAAAAACATATTAATAACAAAGACGATGCGGAACTAAAGACTGTTTTTGAGAAGATTAATGGAAAAATTGTTGAAGTAATAACAATAGATGACGATGTCGATgaaacttcaaaaatttctgTAAAAGTTCCTCTTCAATCAAATGGACATAAATTAGACAATATGATTGATGATTATAATGATCAGGTCAGGatgagaagaaataaatctAATGATTGCACAAAAAAACATAGACAATCGTTTCACGAagcccaaaaaaaatacgaAACTATATTAAGTCTTTGTGATGAAACAGCTGAAACAGCTAAAACAGTTATTTATGAACTTAATAAGAAACAGCATTCGGAGACTAAAGGTCTCGCAATACGTGCATACAACAGTGCTAATACCGCAAACAATATCACTAGTAATATTAGTAATATGTCAGCTAACGAATTAGATCCTCGGAAAATCAAGTACCTATCAACTTTCAACAAGAAACTAAGAGTAAATTCTTACACTAGAAAGGAGAAGCCTACTACTGGCTAG
- the YPT31 gene encoding Rab family GTPase YPT31 (CAGL0C02453g~Ortholog(s) have GTPase activity) yields MSNEDYGYDYDYLFKIVLIGDSGVGKSNLLSRFTTNEFNIDSKSTIGVEFATRTIDVDGKKIKAQIWDTAGQERYRAITSAYYRGAVGALIVYDISKSSSYENCHHWLSELRENADDNVAVGLIGNKSDLAHLRAVPTEEAKQFASENQLLFTETSALNSDNVDLAFKELITAIHQKVSKHQVELSNANKPGAGPNGPTISLTPAPNEKKKSSSNNCC; encoded by the coding sequence ATGAGCAACGAGGATTATGGTTATGACTACGACTATCTGTTCAAGATAGTGTTGATTGGTGACTCCGGTGTTGGTAAGTCGAACCTGCTGTCGAGGTTCACCACGAATGAGTTCAACATCGACTCGAAGTCCACTATCGGTGTCGAGTTTGCCACGCGGACCATCGACGTGGACGGCAAGAAGATTAAGGCGCAGATATGGGACACCGCGGGCCAGGAAAGGTACCGTGCGATCACCTCCGCATACTACCGTGGTGCCGTGGGTGCGCTGATCGTGTACGACATCAGCAAGTCCAGCAGTTACGAGAACTGCCACCACTGGCTGTCGGAGCTGAGGGAGAACGCCGACGACAACGTCGCTGTGGGCCTGATCGGGAACAAGTCCGATCTGGCTCACTTGCGTGCCGTCCCCACCGAGGAGGCCAAGCAGTTCGCTTCTGAGAACCAGCTGCTGTTCACAGAGACAAGTGCCCTGAATAGCGACAACGTCGACCTCGCGTTCAAGGAACTGATCACAGCAATCCACCAGAAGGTCAGCAAACACCAAGTAGAGCTGAGCAACGCCAACAAGCCGGGCGCCGGGCCAAACGGACCTACCATCAGCCTGACCCCAGCTCCAaatgagaagaagaagagcagCTCCAACAACTGCTGCTAA
- the CHZ1 gene encoding Chz1p (CAGL0C02475g~Ortholog(s) have histone binding activity, role in chromatin remodeling and nucleus localization), translated as MSEEKEVKPVVAENAEVPAKVEKKKRRRRNYDDYDAEVTESEKKKSKPSEASGKAGAAAAGDSDSESDIDDAKLDRLESNEDEEEDDLAEIDTSNIITTGRRTRGKIIDYKKTAKELDASEQKTDSAATEAAPGAADDEEDDDADFKE; from the coding sequence ATGTCTGAGGAGAAGGAGGTCAAACCCGTTGTTGCTGAGAACGCTGAAGTTCCAGCCAAAgttgagaagaagaagagaagaagaagaaactacGATGATTACGATGCCGAGGTGACTGAGtctgagaagaagaagagcaaaCCTAGCGAAGCCAGTGGTAAAGCTGGTGCGGCTGCAGCTGGCGATAGCGACTCTGAGAGTGACATTGATGACGCCAAGCTTGACAGACTGGAGAGCAACGAGGACGAAGAAGAGGACGACCTCGCGGAAATCGACACATCCAACATCATAACCACAGGCAGAAGAACGCGGGGCAAGATCATTGATTACAAGAAAACTGCCAAAGAGCTTGATGCGAGTGAGCAGAAAACTGATTCTGCCGCTACCGAGGCTGCTCCGGGAGCCGCtgatgatgaggaagatgacGACGCCGACTTCAAGGAATGA
- the SMB1 gene encoding mRNA splicing protein SMB1 (CAGL0C02497g~Ortholog(s) have role in mRNA splicing, via spliceosome and U1 snRNP, U2 snRNP, U2-type prespliceosome, U4/U6 x U5 tri-snRNP complex, U5 snRNP, cytosol, post-mRNA release spliceosomal complex localization), with product MVGVQVKHNSRLADLINYKLRVITQDGRVYIGILLAFDKHMNVVLSDCVEERVLKKQIDDIKNKGSVDRDNLKVEKRVLGLVILRGEQILSTVVEDKPLLSKAERLVVDSKQQKQLAKERNKRKKNTTTNGGKVAKSNSKDVKPNERTIQQPVRKFQPPPGFKRK from the coding sequence ATGGTAGGAGTTCAAGTAAAGCACAACAGTCGATTAGCTGACCTGATAAACTACAAGTTACGTGTCATAACACAAGATGGTAGGGTGTATATTGGTATATTGCTGGCGTTTGATAAGCATATGAATGTAGTACTGAGTGATTGTGTGGAGGAGAGAGTTCTCAAGAAGCAGATCGATGACATAAAGAATAAAGGCTCGGTTGATCGAGACAACCTGAAAGTTGAGAAGAGAGTGCTGGGACTTGTCATTCTCCGAGGCGAGCAGATACTATCGACAGTTGTAGAGGACAAGCCGCTACTTTCAAAAGCAGAAAGATTGGTTGTCGACTCAAAACAGCAGAAACAGCTAGCAAAGGAGCGCAAtaagaggaagaaaaataccACTACAAATGGCGGGAAAGTGGCCAAGTCAAACAGCAAGGATGTGAAGCCAAATGAGAGAACAATACAACAACCGGTAAGGAAATTCCAACCACCACCAGGATTTAAGAGAAAGTAA